A genome region from Chiroxiphia lanceolata isolate bChiLan1 chromosome 5, bChiLan1.pri, whole genome shotgun sequence includes the following:
- the FGD4 gene encoding FYVE, RhoGEF and PH domain-containing protein 4 isoform X1, producing MEEEAPAAVSSVAREKSSKVSDLIHRFEGGSSLNPSDLKKDSSVLHLTKSQGRYGSTSSPQPKLPSQHSLQKQGNNNTDKTQVAQLHTANGVVAQDQLEDEDRRLSDRGSAVSTPVPDDVIDSSLINGEGESTCRESLQSVTTCEEQMLNSCYRTPSSDTLLPSENETPEINTNVKEEPAEEISKQDQPVETKETDEQKRHKIASELLQTEKAYVSRLDLLDGVFYSRLLEEANRGSFPPEVINKIFSNISSINAFHSKFLLPELEKRMQEWTTTPRIGDILQKLAPFLKMYGEYVKNFDNAMELVKTWTERSPQFKFIIQDIQKEKVCGNLTLQHHMLEPVQRIPRYEMLLKDYLRKLPQDSLDWKDAEKSLEIISTAASHSNSAIRKMENLKKLLEIYEMLGEEEDIVNPSNELIKEGQILKLAARNTSAQERYLFLFNNMLLYCVPKFSLVGSKFSVRTRVGIDGMKIIETHNEEYPHTFQVSGKERTLELQASSEQDKEEWIKALQSTIEVFQQRNETFRNAIAKEYEDMPVEVSNAELGKRAPRWIRDNEVTMCMKCKEPFNALTRRRHHCRACGHVVCWKCSDYKAHLEYDGNKLNKVCKDCYHVIIGCTDSEEKKKKGILEIESAEVSGNSVICSFLQYMEKSKPWQKAWCVIPKQEALVLYMYGAPQDVKALATIPLLGYTVDDTPKSADLPHSFKLTQSKSVHSFAADNEELKQKWLKVIHLAVKGETPECQNELQVNLEEQPESSKRSEC from the exons CTCGTTGAATCCAAGTGATTTGAAGAAAGATTCCTCTGTTCTCCACCTTACTAAATCTCAAGGAAGATATGGGTCAACATCATCACCTCAGCCCAAACTCCCCTCCCAGCACTCACTACAAAAACAGGGAAACAATAATACTGACAAAACTCAGGTTGCACAGCTACACACAGCCAACGGAGTAGTAGCACAAGACCAGCTGGAGGATGAGGACAGGAGATTATCAGATCGTGGCTCTGCTGTGTCCACTCCAGTTCCAGATGATGTCATTGACAGCAGCTTGATaaatggggaaggagaaagtACTTGCAGGGAGTCATTGCAAAGTGTGACTACCTGTGAAGAACAGATGCTTAACAGCTGCTACAGAACTCCAAGCAGTGATACACTGCTCccatctgaaaatgaaactcCAGAAATTAATACTAATGTGAAAGAAGAACCAGCTGAGGAAATCAGTAAACAAGATCAACCTGTAGAAACAAAg GAGACAGATGAACAGAAACGCCACAAAATTGCCAGTGAacttctgcaaacagaaaaagcctACGTTAGCCGACTTGACCTCCTAGATGGG GTATTCTATTCCAGACTCCTTGAGGAAGCCAACAGAGGTTCGTTTCCACCTGAAgtgattaataaaatattttctaatatttcgTCAATAAATGCCTTCCACAGTAAATTCTTACTTCCAGAACTTGAAAAAAGAATGCAAGAATG GACTACCACCCCTAGAATTGGAGATATTCTGCAAAAGTTAGCTCCTTTCCTCAAGATGTATGGAGAGTATGTGAAGAATTTTGATAATGCAATGGAATTGGTGAAAACGTGGACTGAACGGTCACCTCAATTCAAATTCATTATTCAAGACATTCAG aaggaaaaagtgtGTGGAAATTTGACATTGCAACATCACATGCTAGAACCAGTACAACGCATTCCACGCTACGAGATGCTTCTAAAGGACTACCTAAGGAAATTGCCTCAGGATTCTCTAGACTGGAAAGATGCTGAAA AATCCCTGGAAATTATATCCACTGCAGCAAGTCACTCGAACAGTGCAATTAGAAAGATG GAGAATCTAAAGAAGTTGCTAGAGATATATGAgatgctgggagaagaggaagacaTTGTGAACCCTTCAAATGAACTGATAAAAGAAGGCCAGATCCTTAAACTCGCTGCTCGCAATACGTCTGCTCAAGAACGGTATCTTTTCCTA tttaACAATATGTTGCTCTACTGCGTTCCCAAATTCAGCCTGGTAGGATCAAAGTTCTCAGTTCGAACCAGAGTTGGCATAGATGGTATGAAAATTATAGAAACTCACAATGAAGAATATCCACATACTTTTCAAGTGTCTGGAAAGGAACGAACACTGGAGTTGCAGGCCAG ttCTGAACAAGATAAAGAAGAATGGATAAAG GCACTTCAGAGTACTATTGAAGTTTTTCAGCAGAGGAATGAAACTTTCAGAAATGCTATTGCTAAAGAATATGAAGACATGCCTGTTGAGGTTTCT AACGCCGAGCTTGGGAAGAGAGCGCCGAGGTGGATACGGGACAACGAAGTGACCATGTGCATGAAGTGCAAGGAGCCATTTAATGCCCTGACAAGGAGAAGGCACCACTGCCGAGCATGTGGACAT gTGGTTTGCTGGAAATGTTCTGATTACAAGGCACATCTTGAATATGATGGCAATAAATTGAACAAAGTCTGTAAGGACTGCTATCATGTTATAATTGGTTGTACAGACAGcgaagaaaagaagaagaaaggcatCTTGGAG ATTGAATCTGCAGAAGTTTCTGGAAACAGTGTCATATGTAGCTTTCTTCAGTACATGGAAAAGTCGAAGCCCTGGCAGAAAGCTTGGTGTGTTATACCTAAACAGGAAGCTCTTGTGCTCTACATGTATGGTGCTCCACAG GATGTTAAAGCTCTGGCTACAATTCCCCTTCTGGGCTATACAGTGGATGACACTCCAAAAAGTGCTGACCTCCCACACAGCTTCAAACTGACCCAGTCTAAATCTGtgcacagctttgctgctgaCAATGAggaactgaaacagaaatggcTGAAAGTTATCCATTTAGCTGTCAAAGGTGAGACACCAGAATGTCAAAATGAACTGCAAGTGAATTTAGAAGAGCAGCCTGAATCTTCTAAAAGATCTGAATGCTGA